TGATGTACTAGATTTTTTACAAGCTCTAGCTTAGATTAACACTTCACAGACATTCTCATCAAATATAGATTGCTTCTAAAATAATAGCCACAACAATAGCAACAATAGCCACAACAATGACATACAAACATTCATTAACTTCACGCCATGTAATCATAACTGTCAAGGTCTGGAAAATCATATTGGAAGCAGAGCATGAGCCAAGAAAGAGCAAGCAATCAAAGGAGAGCTAAGAGAGGAGCAGCACAAGGGAGCCTGATGGGCTGAAGCGGGAAGTGAAATCTGCTCTTCAGGAAAAGCAAGAGAATGTGCCTCAGCCCAGGCTGAGCTATACCCCAGGAATTCTTGTCTCCAGTCCTGTCTCCTGTTTGGCTTTCCTGGGCTGATGCTGGACATGAGTCATCATTTCAGTTGCCTGATGATTGCAGGCTATCACTCAATGCATGGCTGTCAGCAGCCTGCTCACACAGCTCCTGGATCCAGGTGGTGGAGGAGACTGTGCTCCTGGAGAAAGCACATTTCAGGGCCCAGGGAGGCCAATGTGAGAGCCCCAGCTCACATAGATCTGTGTCAGAACATTAAACTCTCCTGTTCTAAACACCACAGTTCTCCAGAGCTAGATCTTGTGCCAGCTAGTAGCCTCACAGGCTTCTTAGGCCTGGGTAAACATGCATGAAAATAGAGAAATTGACAAAAGAAATTCCTATCTTGAGCCAGATGCTCGAGGGTAGGCAGTATGGAGAACACAAAATTGCACTCCCCAAATCAGAAAATTTCTGATATATGTGATATTCTGCTAGTACAACAACggatttaatttttcatgtattatttttcttcaaaagttAAAAATTCTAATTTGAAAAACAAGCTCAGAATCAGCAGCTTCACTACATGAACATCTCTATTAAATTTAATAGAGACAGTGAGTTACATAAATAAGCATTCAACCAAGCATTCACCCAAGCTTTTCTAGAAGGGCAACATTATAATCCAGTTTGCATTCACAAAAGGTAGATCATACCAAAAAAAATCGATATTTTTagtgtaaaaataattacattttcaacTGACACCTCCAAACCTTGATTTTCACATAGATAAGCTATAGTCAGATCTCCTGTTGGCTACGGTTATTTCTGATATGTGGTTGCTGTCACATCCACTCGGAGTCCGTCCGAGCAGCCCGGCTAGAGAGGTGCAACAGGCAGCAGGGGGCACCCCTGTGCGATTCCACAGATCTCCAGGTAGTGTCTCCAGAGGAGCAATGGATAGCAAATCCACTGAAGTAAAGAGGCTGACACTTGTCGGGGGTAACAGTCCAGAAGTTTATTCAGGACTTGTCCGAGCCCAAACTGCTTCCAGGAATACCAACCAGCAAAAGCCCCAAAAAGGCCTTGAGAACAGCTTATAAACAGGGGAgtggaaaggggaggggaagtATCAATGGCCAATAGGGTAAACTTGGGGAGTGGTTCCTGGGATAATTGATAGAGGTAACAATGTATTAGGGAAGATCAGGGGAGGGACCCCTGGTCCTCGCCCAATGACTCGACGTCGTTGATGGAAGCTTCCAGACGGTTGGGATGGGATATCGGCACCTTGGGATGGAcaaggtaccagggaggggacacaggaatgaCTCAGCATCTATGCTAAGTCAGGGGGTAGACTTAGGGAGGTTTGACATGGGTGGGACCGTTGGGGTAAAGAGGGCGTACAGGCATAAACCATTCATAGAACATAGGCATAGCCAAACACAATACAACATGTGGTtatcaacagaagaaaaaatccttATAGAATAAAGGCtaatccctttaaaaaaacagttcaAGATGGGTTCCTAATGCAGAGTTGTAGCTAAGAGGGTAAATGTAGTCTGTGCATGTATAACTAGAGAAAGATCAAAGAGAATAAGGAAATAGCACTACTTTTTCAATAATTATCATCACATATTTATAATATctaagatatttaaaatatcttgaaagatattttaaaaaatttttctGCAGAATAAGCAATGTGCAAAGATACATCAAAGATGCATTGTAAGGCTTGAGGTCCACTGATGCCCTTCGTCCCCACATGTATACTGCAATTTATAAGTTCTGTCTAGCTCACAGCCTTCATTACCAGTgtggagggatttttttttttttttttttttttttttttttttttttgacacttgttgctttttgttttctttttctctctccgacttccttgttttcaccTGGTCCGCTTTCTCGGAGCGCTGGCCAGGCACTTCCGGGAGCCGCCGGAGAGAGAtaggcaacaaacacctttgtgggttcgtctGATagggacagagctgtttagagagcgcgagcaagaccgggataaagagactcaagagattggacacttgttgtgcagtccaaagtagattgtatttgcccgatcgccaCACGTACAAGTAACCCCGATCTggggtccagacaaaggttttataggggaaaataagagataaggtgaaaccaatagaacaatgcccagtgtgaatacattataggtaaaatccaatgggaataactccagggggaaggatgaatacatgtaaaaatacagaatagaaactccagctttaggtttaggaaatagaaactcccatctcaaattcacaaaactcttttgctccgtttgcgtagctgcacactgcaacatctccctcttttttgtttaataaaatgaacggagctttgggggaaggagaaaccGCGACTATCaaactgcagtgttgttttgttttccatcttcccactGTTTTCCtcccgtggtggcagcagcaactaCAACAGGTGCGGAGGCTGCAAACTGGGAGGAAGCAATGCTAAAAATGATTCGCTTAAGAATCCCAAAtgatagcaaaactaaaaagattgcaactacaaaataacaaatgtcctttAGAAGGGACAACACCCACCCAGAAAGATCTCAGCCCTTAAACATGCCCTTGAACCAGTCCTCATTCTActgcttttctggagccaaatgaggagcaggaatgtaGGAATTGACATCCTGctaatctgaaagaaaaatgaaaccatacaACAGGGTAAACTAActataaaaattctgccagtataaagaaaaaacaggaattagggttctcctcctcctttgcGGCGTTTCCTGTTTGACGCAACTGCATCATCTGTGGGGTCTCCAACATCCCCCTGACCCACCCCATTTGTATCATCATGCAGGGTAGGTCTGCGCTCCCCAATTagttttttttgctggttggagaattctcccccccccccccttcccccctgAGGAGGCGCTGTCCCCCAAAAGGGGCACTGTCTGGTGAAATGGCCTTCCTCATTGCAGTAATAGCACCTGCgtctgggaggaggagaactcaATGTTGGAGTTTCTGGGGTTGCTGATGTCGGAGCAACCATTTTTCCCTGAGGACTTTCCACCAAGTGGAAAGCCACatcagtgtggcttttcttgtgcactcctTGATGAGCCGATCCAGCGTAGGTGGAGGTGACGCTGGAAGACCCATGATGACTCGCCGACAGGCATCATTGGcatttgtggtgacaatttcaaatgtgatttcgtctcgtgcttcttgcccttccacctttttctcGACTGTGTCTCTCACTCgatcaacaaaatccatgaatgactctgaaacagattgcttGAGAGCAATATAAGGTATTATAGGTTCTTTTGAGGGCATACTAAGAAATGCCCGTTCTGCTGCGTCTTTTGTGAGAtctaacactggttttggaatccctgctgcttgtttttggGCTTGATCCCAGACCCCTTCACCTACAAGATGTTCGAGGGTGATCTCATCATCCTCTATATCTGTTGCATAATTGGgactctgcaaaatttctggaagaaggtctcctgcaaaccttttccaagttctttcccacattctgtattctgatggagggagcaagcaactgaacaagtgttttaaatcagtgggaactaaggtgttagaattgaaagttgcttttaacatgCTCTTAAAAAACTCGCTTTTTTGCCCAAATTCacgttttgttttgcagagttccTTTATGCTTTCATATGAAAGTGGTTCCCATCTGGGGCTTTGCCCTCTCGCGTTGTACAACACTGGCGCGAGAAACAAGGAGTTTGAAtctctgcctgctttctgtttcccgGCTTCGGCCTCCCCACCTTTCCCGTCGCCATGGGAACCAGAGGCCAGGCCCTGGGAAAACTGGAGGCGGGGGGGCAGGGTCCGGATGCTCGGGGgtggaggtttgtgtgggagTGGCTTATGCCGTGTGGTGATGCCGTGTGGAGCAGGGTGGGAGTGGGTGGTGCAACCTCGaggggtggagctgaaggaaccacctggaggggcagtgctgtgggtgGAGGCCTGCAATAGCACTTGGGAGGGGTTTGGTCTGCcgcaagagaggaggaggaggggtcaggacaaagggaaggagggtcagggactGGTGTGGGGGGGTACCTGGGAAGAAGGAGTTCCTGCCGCACTTCTTTGTCCATCTTGTGATGAGACAAAGACCCCCGCCACGCGGCCACCGCCATTTTGTGGCGGTTCATCCCATGGGGGGTGAGGGAAGGGGTTAGAAGGAGTACAGAAGTTTTGGGAACAACCACGACtgtgaaaagaagcagaaggttTAGGAACAGAAGTTTCAACAGAGCGATTAGCATTTTCAGACTGTGGGGGTCGGGGAGACAGAGGAACTAAAGCAGATGgactcttttcagtttcccgcGTTTCCTGAGTGTCTGCACCCTCTTTAACAATGTCATAAATtaacaaaaagatcctcatgaagccttttttcactgaaggatcccccttcttggtgccttctgttaaaactgtgccaacccccttccaaaaaactttctgcctcacatcctgagctgagacGCTCGGAAACTTTAAAATCAACCACTTTATgaactttttcacaaaacttttagaaaaactttctcctgactctgtcaggGTTACTTTTACTTGGTAATAAATCTTTTTGCTGTTTGGACAACTTCCCACCCATGTTGCCCATCAGCAAGCCTCACCcgcctgctgctgaaaaaacagagaaaaaaactaaaaaagtcTAAAAACCGACAACAGCACCCCACACGCAGCGCGTTTGCGTGCTCCTTTCCCTCCGCGGGAACAGGGGTTGCCTCCACCCAGATCCACTAACCAGGGCCTTCCCGCGTTAGTATAGAATCTTACCGATCTGTCGacccttagaaaacaaaaaacagcagcGGTTCCCGGTCTGAAGATGTCTTCTGGGGTGTGCAGAAGCTGCGTCTTTGGTCCG
This sequence is a window from Vidua chalybeata isolate OUT-0048 chromosome Z, bVidCha1 merged haplotype, whole genome shotgun sequence. Protein-coding genes within it:
- the LOC128782239 gene encoding uncharacterized protein LOC128782239, translated to MIPNGSRASAADSAPVWGFSRRERHGCRAASARVRPAGKAAWTTASPRGLPLPPLSSADLLPLRNSSGSCRVPGFQRTKDAASAHPRRHLQTGNRCCFLFSKGRQIVVVVPKTSVLLLTPSLTPHGMNRHKMAVAAWRGSLSHHKMDKEVRQELLLPRYPPTPVPDPPSLCPDPSSSSLAADQTPPKCYCRPPPTALPLQVVPSAPPLEVAPPTPTLLHTASPHGISHSHTNLHPRASGPCPPASSFPRAWPLVPMATGKVGRPKPGNRKQAEIQTPCFSRQCCTTREGKAPDGNHFHMKA